The following nucleotide sequence is from Channa argus isolate prfri chromosome 9, Channa argus male v1.0, whole genome shotgun sequence.
AAAAGCAGCTGAGAGAAAGCTTCCATGTCTGCCTCGCTGACCTTGGACCTCACACCTTTGGACAAGTGGCCAACACTGCAACGCAACACGCTGATCATATCTAAGGCATCCTTCCGTGCAAGTGCGAACCCCGTGTGTAGGCTGTAGGTTTTTCCCTTCATTGAATTTACACGAGCTAGCCTTGCTTCAAGGCTCATGTCACTCATAGTAGTGGCCATGGTATTCTGCTCAGCTTTGTAGACTgcattttgctttgtgttttcttcacaaCAGGCTGAGCTGGCAGAAAACAGTGCATGTGAGGGCACGGCTCTGCCTTCATTATCCCCATTAGTGTTTGCCTTTCTCCTGAGGAAGCAGTGACTGAACGGCCTGTGGCACTTCCACGTCATCAACCTCGGTGCCGTTGACTCTGTAGGCAACCCAGAAGCTCCTCTTAGCAGCCCTCTACCAGATGAATAAGAGGCAACTGAACCCTGGGACATGCTCTTGGGCAAGGTTTTGGCAGAGAATATCCTCTGTTCTTCTGGGGCATTTTGAGACTGCAAATTCTGACCTCCGCTCTTTCCTGTAAGTGTGGCTTTGGTTTTCTCTATCAGTGCTTCTAAGCTCCTGGAACCTGGCATTAGAGtgctccagctcctcctgagCATCCGAACCCTGCGTGGCTTCCTGAGGCTGCCTAGTGTAGGTTCACATGAAGATCTGCTTGAAAGGAAAGCCATGACGTGTGGGTCGGGCTCGGGGCTTTCCTGTGTTAGCCCACTGGGCTCTGTGCTACTTCGTAATGATGGTAGTGACATGGTTGTGGTGGTGGTACTGGTTTCATTACAGAGAGCTAAAGATGACTCTTCCCCAACTTTCTTCAGCTGTGTGCAAGCTACACTAGGGGTAGCAGGGAAACAAAAAGAACTGTTAAGCATCTCCGTCTTCATCTGAAATAACATGTTTCTATTCATAGTCTTTTGTACTATTAGATTTATCTGGAATTGCTCTAAAATAATATATTCAGTAACACATACTGGCTTTATATACTAATTACTGTACAAAATTTACATATTTCTatacaaaaagataaaacaattaCTGAAGGGTTACATTGATGAAGGGattaaaagtgacatttaaGCAAATTATTTACTAGTTTTGATCATTTGCTTTCTTGTGTTATctgttgatgaaaatatacGTTTAAAAATAAGTGTAAATTGACCTCTGTAATGTACTCAATAGGTGTTCTATTAGGTGCCTGAAATGAGCACAATTTGTGAATGATCTTTttcatttgcacaaacacaaacatagatATAAGCGGGAAAACCCTCCTGTCTGGTTTTACCTGTGGTCTCCTTTATTTTGGCCATCCTGTGACTGCCATCCCGGGAAATTGTGAACCCAGGTTCAGCACTGGTAGCTGCATGGATCTTCCTCAGCAGGGTGGGGTCCATGGGATGGCCAGCTTTCCCGTGACTCTGGGGCCCATAAGATTTCTCTTCAGCAGTTACATAACTCAACCCCCTGAGCGAGGACTCTGAAAGTAGATGCATGTTGTCTGTTGCACAAAGGGGAGAATCCATGGGGgtgacacagctgctgctgcctgtgcTACAACCGGCATCTATAGAAGAACATTGTGAGCTTTGGAGGGAATGAACGCCTTCACTCTGTATGGATGACATGCGTTTGCTCACATGGTATTCATATAATCGGGTGACATCTTGCTCTGATGTTGGAATCTTAATTGGCTGCTGCTCATTATCCTGTGAAGTGGCATCTGCTTCAGCAGGGATGGGTCCTTTGGATGGGGAGTGGAAATGAGCATTTAACTGTTGGCTTCTTTCATCCGagtcctttttttctccctttactGTCAACCTGTCTGCGTGGGAAGCCTGTGAGTCATTCTCACATTCTGGAGAGACATTCTCTGCCATTTTGTTTCCAGTCACTCTTTGCTGCCATTTTTGATGCCTGTCTTTAAAGTGAGTTCGCCCCAGATCAAGTTGGTTCATGTAATAGGAATCTCTCACAGTGAAAGCATTATACTTTCCAACAAGATGAGGTGACTCCTCTTTAACAGAGTCTTGACTGGTCATCTGTGATCTATCAGAGAACTCACAAGTATCTCCTTGGGTTTGGCGCTCTGCCTccttctgttttcctctctgccTGCTCATTACTGAGCCCATGTGCATCTTAGTGAAGTATTCGCTGACCGATTTTATTTCCATTGTCTCTGGCTCCATCTCACCCCCATCTGAGTGAAATATCTGGGAGGAGGCAATAGCAGAGGATTTTGCCTCCTCCTGATGCTCCTGGGGGTTGTATGGAATCGCCCTTGCTCCATCGTCATTAGTTGCAGTCTCTGGCTTTTCCTCATTTATGGCATGGTATCCTTCTGTCATGGCTACATGCATCCTCAGGTGGTTGTCTGAATGTCTCTGAGCAATGGCCAATTCTGAGCTCTCTGTCATCTCAGAGGAGTTTGTCTCATTACCAGAGTCTGAGGACTCAGGACTAAATGCTCGCGATAGCTGTACACCTGTGtaccacagaaagaaaaacactttattaacaACTTCAAATGAGGCACCTGGAAAATATCATAGATGAGGGACTGAGTCAAATACAATTAGTGGTATTTACAATGGTAATGAGCTCATAAGTGAAAAAAAGAGTGTACAATGACACAACACAGACAATAatcaatataaatacataaatcacTGCATAGAACATTTggtttaaaattcaaattttagaTTCTATACAAATATTGGTGGAGAAGAGTCAAAAACCTAAATAGCTGATGAGATAGCtagttattttttctgtttttttatatatattttagcaaTAACCATCTAGGACTGTGCAGTGTGCAGgtgagaaaacaaataaaattattaacaaaacagGAACAAATCACGAGAAAATGAACAATATCTCAATGAACATATAGTAAGTTTGTGTGAACTCAAATCAATGGAAAAAAACTCACACAAATGGAAACATAGAACAAAATGGGCTTTATTgaaaaaactcaacaaatcaAAAGTGAATGGCTGGAACATGGTTTGGTGTTAATGGATAAAAGTTACAATAGTGTAAGAAGAACCTGTGCTACTCTCTGACTGTGCTGAACTCTGTTCCTCAGATGCAGCAAGGGCCTCGAGTGCCTGTAAGGTGGACACCACTGCATTGTCCAGAGGCTGCCCGTGGCCCTCTGCTCTGTGGGTGGGCACTGAATCTATAAGAGACACTGGGATATCACTGCGGGCTCCTTGGGCCAAAGTTCCAGCcccctgctgctcctcctcatcAGAGCTGTCCCTGAAgccaggaggaggagcagcaatGGCCAAGTTAAGGGAGTGCAGCAGTACATCATTGTCCTCCTCATCATTACCCTCtggtggaggagggagggaggtcAAGTCGATTATGTCATCACTGGACCCAGAGAGCGAAAGCAACATGGGCTTGTCAATGTCACTCATCACCATATCCTCCTCACAGCTTATGTCATCCTCATCCTCTGCGTCGTCTGTTGTCTCTGCATAACAGATATCGTGCAGCAGCGGCTCCTCGATGCACTCAGAAGGACCAAATATTTTAGTGGAGTAATGATACCCATCCCCATCTTCTATGGCATCCATCATCTTATAGTCCTCCTCGAGACGCCTGTACATGCGGCTGTGATTGTCTATAATCTCTGGGCTTCCATCCATCAGTCTCTGGTAGCCCAGATTTTGGGGATTTACACTATCTAAGGGAGGATCTCCAAATATGAAGGAGACCTTTGCACTCCTAGAGGAGTCTTGGGGTTTGGGCCTTTGAACGTTGAGGTATGTTTGGGAGCAAGGGAGTCTGCAGCACTCTGCTCTCTCTGCCACATGGATTGAATGCTGGGGCTGGTGGATCTCAGTAATATAGACCGGTTGGCCTTCACATCTCCTGTGGTCAAGAAATTCACACTCCTGCTCAGAATAATCTTGGTTGCAACTCTGGTTGTTTCTGTCTTCGCATCCTTtatgaggtgtgctgtaggtacACTCAATGGCCTGGTAGTTCTGCTTCATTCTCGCTGCATGGCCTGCAAagggaataaagaaaacaaaacattattatttaaacacaaagtacCTAATAAGTTACAACATTAACTTGTAGTTAACATTTTTGAAGTACATGTGTTCATACTGTCCGTGTTTTTGGCCACATTAAAGATGGAACGGCGAGAGTCCACCAGCAATCTGTAGTAGCCAGCAGTCAAACAGGCCAGATTCATTGCATCAACAGACTCCATTAAGAGAGTGATGGGCTGTGAAAGAAGCAGATAAGCAGATGAAAGTGAGCCCAAAATAAATGGGAGAGTGGGTCTGTAGAATGAGGTTATAACAACTGCTTAACAGGCTTGTGTTATTTGGCTAAAATCATAGAAAACATTCACAACCTTTTAGcacatgctttattttaaaagggcAGAGGCTTGGTTAACCTTCACATCCAGGACATGTAGTTCCACTCTAACTCTGTTCTCATCTTCCGTATACATCTCGATGCGGTTGACATGACTGAAATCAGCCAGAAGTGCCACCAGGTTTGTTTTGGTGTTAATCACATGACTAATGCCATATTTGGGCCCCACCAGCAAAGTCACCTCTGTGTGCTTCTCGCCTTGCTGCAAATGAGAGGAGAGAGTCATATCACTTCCTGCATGAAATTCTACAGTATATGATAGTCTTCTGCCTAAATGCATGAAGCGGGAGCAACACCTATCACTTCAGTGAGGTGGGCACCCCTGTAATGaggatttactgtaaatgaaacacttacactgtttttaaaaatatattttaaaaaatgaagcatAGGCCTATTATGTCATCATTAGTTTTAAGATGACTCCAAAATGGGCTGATTCAATACACTTTACATTGTGCATagatctttgtatttttttaacagatgaCAGGTTATGTATCTGAAGCATAATCACTCATGAATTGGGAGTGAATAAAGCAGCAATGTTTGTGTTGGCACTAATGCACATAACAATAAACAATTCAAAATGGTTTTATGAATATCCTAATCATACGGGGAGCCACTTTCAAAGAGGTACAGAGGCACTAAACTGGTGCAACTTTGTCCTGACCTCCACATTTAAGCTTTATTTGcatcctctttgataaagcttatacttagttatagttatgctgctataggcttagactgctgggggaccaccccccaatgcactgagctcctttcctccgcTTGTCCcgctctcctctcctctaaccccacaattgtcaccactgtatgacattaactatgtgtgttttctccagtggttgtctttctccttctctgtctccctcttgcTGTTcctctttgcaggtgtccccagctttggggctgtgtgttttccagtgtgcagctactggtccaacaAACCTgctcgatgttttgttgttgctttagttACTGTTTTCCGTtactctctccactttccactcaccccaaccggtcaaggcagattgctgaccaccctgagcctggttctgctggaggtttcttccgttaaagggagtttttcctctatactgttgcctagggctactcaagggggaattgttgggttctctctatacatctttatagtcttgactttacagtattctgtaaagtgccttgagatgactttgttgtgaattggcactatataaataaagttgaattgaattaaattttcTGATTACTTTGGAAGACCGGCTCATTAAACTAATGACAAATGATCATGACCAAGTAGGAGCTGAGGTTAGTAAAGTAAAAATCCTTGGAGAAACAATATTTATGTCACATACTTTGTAGCATACATTGTAAGACAGCGAGATAGGTTCACTCACAATTAAAGTAGATTTAAAGACCCGTCCGCCATACAGTCTTAAGTCGCTGAGATACTTCAGATAATGCACTTTTGCCTGCAATGCAGTCAGCTGCAATGGGGGAACAAAACAGCGTAGACATAGAGTAAGCTGCAGgctgaaataatttaatcatgTATTGTGCAGAATTATATTGTCAAGCCACCACCCAGTTAAAACTCCACTAGGTGGTAGTCAAGAGTCTTTTCAAATGTGACGCAAGACATATAGAAAGATAGAGTGAGACAAAGATACAGagtgataaaaatataaacaatataccTTTTTACCTGGTGGAACCAGGTTCTGGTTGGTTTTAAGGATGTGAGTAAGAGCTTTTttgatgttcttctctttcATGCTAGAAAGCACTGCAGGAGGCAGGAACAATGCCAAACCCCACTCCTTTCTGGCGGTGCACAATTGATAAACATTGAAAAAGGTCACTTAATCATTGTGTAAAACACTAGTCATATTGACTGGTGATTTACTTCACCCAACACTGATGCATTGACCAAATGACAAGCTGTGATCAGAAATATTGCTAATCAGCAAGGATGCATCTCCTGGCATTGCAGCAGTATTATGTTGTTACAACATACAACACCATTCTGGTACCCTACAGCTGGAATTAGTTATTAGAAACAAAATGGCTCTGAAGATAGGACACATCCACTTGGTTCCTGGAAGCAAAGCACGGTTTGTGTTACTTACTCTATATACTTCAGCGAAACTTTCTGGGACTGCTTGGTATTGATGGTTAGAATATACATTTGTAGGGCAGCCAGGCGGAGGGCTGTGTCATACTTAAGCTCGGACCCAAATCTCTCTAGTACCACATCATTACAGCTCTGGAGGAGcaaaaagagaggagacaggaaaaGGTTACACTTCAGTCACtctttttattatgaaatgtgggATAATATTTTTTATCTGCATCTGCTGATATTCACCTGAACATAAAGGTACTCAAAGGCTACTGCATCTCTCCTAAGCAGGTCCACAGGATCCTTTGGGACAAATGTAATGCGAAAAAAGCACTTCATTTTGTGTGACCCTGGCCTCTGTGTCACCTAGAGTAGTTTGAAACAAGAAGGATCCCATTAGCAATGAAGTGTTTGCATCTGCAATACGTGTAATCAAAGTGCTTACGGTGGTGTCCATTGGCAATTCACATgaaccattttacattttttaaaaattagaatattactttTTCACAACAGTTAGATAAGAAGATCAATACCACTGTTGTGTAAAAGCATTAAACTGGGAATTTTGAATGCACTATTTCTTGGCTGCGAGCAGTTACTTCATGTGTTTGCCATGAGATTGCCAGGCAACGAGTAGAGACTACAAAAAGTCACTTTGTCTGCCAAGATATAGTCCTGCTCGTATCTAGCTTTAACACTttagattttcagtttttgcatCAATTGCCCAAGCACAATATAATGTGTTAATTGGTGAGCATTAGAGGTGTTGAGTGATATTGTTACCTTCGGGCTAGCAGTCTTTATACCAAGCTAAATGAACTGATTTCAGTACAGTATCTTCCAATCctaatcatttaaaatgttttatgcacAATCAAAATGATAAAGGCCTCGAATTTCATTCTTGTTTTACCAAAGCATAGATACAAACTGTATTGCGAAGAAGGCTGGAGTGCTCAACTCGACTGCCGTTTTTATAATTAGATGCACAGCTCCAGTGCGCTGGTAACAAAGCTCAGAACAAAGTCCCAGGCTGATTTTCTCTCGATCTGGCCCTCACATTCACATCCTGTCCCCGACCTTTATTTTGTtccccttttctccacttcctgttccaagTTCAGTTCTCCACATTTACCACTCATCAAtgttcacaattgttttcacttgttCCCTTGCCTTTtgaaacccagctctccccttggttTTCTGTcagatcattgtctttgttttgtttttaattactcGTGCAAAACCCTGGCTCCTGTTTTACCTGTCTCATGGTTTTTGGACTCTTGACTTGTTTCATGTGAATTCCTGTTACCTGAATCTTGGTgtgaggtttggtgtgtttttctttcgGGTTCTctagttgtttttgtgtgttcactTAGGTATTTGGTATTCTTGTATTCAGTAAGTGTTCAGTCCAATTGCCCTTTGTATCCCCAGTCCTTCTCCCTATTGTTCACTTTTGATCTGTGTCTATTTAATTTCCCTAGTCATTTTTTCCTAgtgttcattttggttttatagTTTTTCACATTCTTGTTCCGAGTAACTGTAACCTgctatgggtttttttttttttttttcttgaaccCTTTTgagttttacttaaataaaacctgtttaacAGTTGTCTCCCTCTTGCCATCTCTTTACTAGGGTCCGGCTTAATACAAATCATGACAGATTTCTGCTGAAATTGCTTGGAGtttatatgtgaaacaggctttattTACTCGCTGTGTCCTGTGTAGTAGAAACTTTTCTCACATCaacaatgatttttaaatggaCTCTTGAGATTAGCCTTGAGATCCaaataaaccaacaaacaaacctgAGTCAGCATCTCCTGCTCGTGCAGGAGCATGAGTTTACTGGCAGATCCCTCAGACCTTTGCTCTAGCATCAAGGAGAAGTGCTCAATGCTCTTAATGGACAGCTTTTCTTGAAGGGTCAAGATGACATCCTTTCACATGGACAAAGTCATTATTAATGCAACATTTAAACAGTGCATATGTAGAAGCGTGCTTGTGTGAACCTCAATATCAACaacaaataaccaaataaaGCTAAACACACATAACGCATACATATTCCTCAAGAGATAATCAGAAATGTAACTGTTCTAAAGTAATTAAggtcaaactgctttttaaatgataattaaaaataaggCGCTGAAGAAAGGGGAGAAAGTGAAAAAGGAGTTTGCACTATATGAAACCTGCAATAGTGAATAACATTCAACGTTTAAACTGAGCATCACTTTAGTTATGCAACAGCATTTCATAGTGAAGCAATGTTCTTTCCAGCACCCTACCTTAatggatgtgttgctgtcaaatttaaatgatttagtCTGCCCATTCTCCAGGTAGACCTTCAGAACATTTGGCATAAAAAGAAGGGAGTTGTCCTTCACAGTTTCCTGAGGATTGAATAATCATCGTTTGATTATCAAATCTCACTTACTTTCTAATTAAACATTGTTTCTACTGTAAAAAAGTGCATCCGTGTGAGTTGGCGTAGAAGATGCTATAATCAAAAGGCCTCTTGGAGAACATGACTGCATATTTAATGGCTCTAAATATTCAAGGAAAATTATAGGACAAGTTCACAATTTCAGGAAATACACTTTCTTGCCAGGAAGAAAAGATCCATTCTTGCACCTCCACAGCATGAAGCTACATTGTGTTAAGCTAGCTTATTTTAACATAGACACTTGTAGCAGGCTGAAATAATGAGCCTGTCTCTGTCCAgaagctcactaattaacatGTTATGCCTCATTGTCGCAATGGCAGGAATCCATGAAACCACCGCTCCTAGTAGTATGAAACATTACACTTGACTAAAACCAGGATGAGGATTTTGAATTGTCTGTTTCATTCATGTTTCACAAATTtcttatataaataaatatgcaaagtaTATGCTATATAAAAAGCCGTGCCCTGTGCAACAAAACAGCATTGCAGACTCAACATTACAGATCTGTCTCTGATTAAATTGCAATATTAAGACATTGTGACATTGCTGTTTACGCTCAAAACCGGTATTGGAAGGGTAAGGCAAGGAGAGATTGTCCTCTAGTTTAATGATCATGGAGGCCATTGCTTtcagagagataaaaaaaatggatgacCAAATATACTTGAGTGACAGCTACTATACATGGTCAAGTTAACACTATGTGTGGGAAACACTGGACATTCAAGCCAAAACATGAATGATTTCATTCCCCCATATTGTGGCTATGCATTAGGTTATCTTTGTTGCACCGGTTATTGATTGCAGCCAAAACATAGAATCTTCTTCCAATGCCTTAGTAGGTTGagcacacaatatttttttctcctaaaTGTCACCAGAGGGGCTCTATAAGACAGCAGTTTCTCCCTGTTTTAAGTCAAGCAAAGGGAACATCTTGAATAGCACTGTATAAGTGTGTCATTCATTTCCAACCTGGCTTTCAACATAAATTTGCTTATTTCCCAAAATTCTAAACTAATCCTTAAACATTCATGTGCcatattttgatttttgtttgttttttaactttcatgACATCTTTTAAGCCCACACAGTGGTAAAAGCAATACAAGTAATATGGGTATGGAGACCAACCCAACACATTTTAGATAATTTTGGTAGTGTAACAAGCATTAACATGTGCCTTTTTTCTGCTCCtgcatgtctttattttactaTAGCCCAGCTTTAAGAGTTCAAATCTGGTGCTCTCATCTCCTGTTCAGAACCTTGATGTGTACAGAATGAATTAGTGTCCAGTGTGACTTACAGGGACCTGGCCGTTGATGATGACCTCTTCAGCGAAGCGGACTTTAACAGGATTAGTCTTTAACTTGGCCTTTTTGGCTGCGCTGATAAATGCCGACTTGGGCGACTtgggagaggaaagaaagaaaggggcAAAGCAGACATTTAAAGGACAATCCTGTATTTCAGAGAAGAGTCATGTATTTTCTAGCTCCAAACATTTCAAAGACATGTTTCCTTCTTGAAATGTGACAACCTCCCATTTCTCCACTCTGTGCTGATCAATTAAGGTGGCACTTTGTAAGGGCATGAGAGGGAGGACACCCCCACTGCTGTTGTGTCATTGAGCCTGCAAAGACATGCCTAGTAAATGGTAATAATTAAAGGCTGGATTACATGAGCTGCTTGGTCCTCAGAGTATTGTGGAGTATTACACCCATTTCTTTCTTGAAAATCAAGCCCTTATTCAAGATTAACCATTTGTTAAGTGACTCATCATGCTGGGAGTcagaaacactgacagtgaataaaattattgattgaaataaaaaaacaaactataattACTCTCACAGTGTGTAGAAAATTGTCAGATATCCTCACAAGGTTCCTAACATACAGAAacataaactaaatgttttctatgagCACACActgatatgtatatttttagaGAAGATTCAAGCATAATTCCATTTCCACTGAGTTTTTATGTGAACTTTAAACAAAAGCTGAATATATGCACTGAATATATGGCACTGGGTGTTTACCATCTGCTGCTCTTTGACTCTAGTAAATATGGATGTGGCAGGTTCATCTGAGGGCTTTTGAGGATCTGACGTTACACTGTGACAAGGCTTGGAAAGACTGTAGCAATTGGTCTCGTTTTGAGGTAGCAGTGCTCTAACACTCAGCTAAGACATTATTGATATGGTGCCAGCACAAACATATGGCATGATTAATGACTTGGTTTCACAGTGTCAACAAAATAATCaactccaaacacacaaacagactacAGGAATGTACTTGATTTCAGACTTACTGGGTACGGCTGGATAACAGTCAACAATATGGACTCCTTGCAGCTCCTGGAGGATACAAAAACATTagagtgtaaaaacaacaatgaatgaataaataaactatttcaatttatttaacaaaataaagaatcactgcaaaatatggaaatataAAATTTTTCCAGGAACCAGTTCTTGTTAGGCAGAACATGAACAGCAGCCCCGTCTTACCATGGTAGCGCAGAGTTTTAGCACAGAGGCAGAGCTTATTCTAGGCAAGAGGAGCTGTGAAGAAGTGGTTTGTTGTTTACACACTGCTACAAAGGTCATAAGAGGACCAAATGCTCACAGCCAGCCACTCAGCTGATGATATTAATCAAATCAGACACATGGAAAAACATCAACACTAGCTTACAGCTGCAAGGACGTAAATCACTGCGACTGGAACAGGTGGCAAGAATATTTATTCAGTGGAAATATTTGGTTTAGTggtacattaaaatacaaataaaaacaaattaaattgctAGCATTTTCTTACTTGGATAGAAATTAGATATCTAAAATATGTCCATGAACTGTAAGAAAGGCATGGTTAATTAACAACAGAGATGAAGGACAAAGTACACACAAGTATATCTGTATATCCTCATTGgcaatgtttatgtttttctgttttaccaCAGTGAAGGAAAAGGGAAGTTAAtcttctttaaaacaaaatgttttgtatccACACCTTTACATGctttaaaccacattttttaaaagttgtttggagtgtttctttctcttaatGGTGTTGGTTGTGACGCAGTATTAATTCATCAATAACTGGACTATCCATACATAAGTgcatttagacagaagtcaactGAAACCCCTTGACCATAGACAGGTAGTGtcaatttacataatttattaatGATTCAGCTATGTTCTATCAAGTGCAACAAACGCTTATGCAAACGAGCATGTCATGATAAGCCAATTTTACGTctaacattaattattttccgTTCATCAGAATTAAAATCAGACTATATATTTCAGagaagtgtttttgttatttagctGACCCTTCTTGAAATAAATGGAGTtgacacaataataaaaatgtaaataagtatGATACAATACAGTTTGACAGCACCACAGACTGCAGCCAGTAAAATTGTCACCTATGTAAAACTATTTAAACAACTCGACCTCAATTGATGTAAAATTTGTTGCACAACCATTATATTAGATTGAGTTAGTTTTAGCAAGACACACCTAATGAATTGGCAACTGAGTATATTGGATTCAATGTTgcaagcattaaaaaaacatgaaaacttaGATCAATATTTTTTAGGTACTGAAAAATTGTCTACAACTGATTTAACAGCCTAAAATGTCACCTTAGTGTGTTGTCATACCTGACAAGGTCAATAACCCTTTCCCGGGGTGCTGAACTGACTGGCTCATCATTAATCATGATGATTTCGTCCCCTGGGATCAGCTTGCCTTCTGATGGACCCCCTGCCATTACACACCAAACAAGGGTTAAGTGGGACAATCAGTACACAGTAATAGAATTTCTCTTGATTTTCTTAGTTTCCTATCTTTTGGCTCAAGGCTCTAATGACTGCTTACGCGTTTAGGGATGTTAAAAGCAATGAATCAGCACAAGCTACAACCTAAATGGGTTTCTGCTTCccatttttgcctttgttttaggAGCATTTAATATACTCTCGGGCATGTATTGATATTGGCCATTTTGGTATTAGAATTTTCCACACAGCTTGGCTACATACAGCTTTACCTGGTGTAACTGAGCGAACCACTACAGGTTTCTCACTGCCTGCCACAAAGCCAAAGCCAAGTACTGGGTCTCGTCTCATCTCAACCTTCCGGGGCGCA
It contains:
- the frmpd4 gene encoding FERM and PDZ domain-containing protein 4 isoform X1, translated to MEIYNTGKNEIGVCSSLGKKQEQQGHRTKTSGWPPPTGTWSGSQGPPNGWDMGTNREGRDFYINHISQSSSLEEIRLDGDKLMPPAPRKVEMRRDPVLGFGFVAGSEKPVVVRSVTPGGPSEGKLIPGDEIIMINDEPVSSAPRERVIDLVRSCKESILLTVIQPYPSPKSAFISAAKKAKLKTNPVKVRFAEEVIINGQVPETVKDNSLLFMPNVLKVYLENGQTKSFKFDSNTSIKDVILTLQEKLSIKSIEHFSLMLEQRSEGSASKLMLLHEQEMLTQVTQRPGSHKMKCFFRITFVPKDPVDLLRRDAVAFEYLYVQSCNDVVLERFGSELKYDTALRLAALQMYILTINTKQSQKVSLKYIEKEWGLALFLPPAVLSSMKEKNIKKALTHILKTNQNLVPPGKKLTALQAKVHYLKYLSDLRLYGGRVFKSTLIQGEKHTEVTLLVGPKYGISHVINTKTNLVALLADFSHVNRIEMYTEDENRVRVELHVLDVKPITLLMESVDAMNLACLTAGYYRLLVDSRRSIFNVAKNTDSMNTCHAARMKQNYQAIECTYSTPHKGCEDRNNQSCNQDYSEQECEFLDHRRCEGQPVYITEIHQPQHSIHVAERAECCRLPCSQTYLNVQRPKPQDSSRSAKVSFIFGDPPLDSVNPQNLGYQRLMDGSPEIIDNHSRMYRRLEEDYKMMDAIEDGDGYHYSTKIFGPSECIEEPLLHDICYAETTDDAEDEDDISCEEDMVMSDIDKPMLLSLSGSSDDIIDLTSLPPPPEGNDEEDNDVLLHSLNLAIAAPPPGFRDSSDEEEQQGAGTLAQGARSDIPVSLIDSVPTHRAEGHGQPLDNAVVSTLQALEALAASEEQSSAQSESSTGVQLSRAFSPESSDSGNETNSSEMTESSELAIAQRHSDNHLRMHVAMTEGYHAINEEKPETATNDDGARAIPYNPQEHQEEAKSSAIASSQIFHSDGGEMEPETMEIKSVSEYFTKMHMGSVMSRQRGKQKEAERQTQGDTCEFSDRSQMTSQDSVKEESPHLVGKYNAFTVRDSYYMNQLDLGRTHFKDRHQKWQQRVTGNKMAENVSPECENDSQASHADRLTVKGEKKDSDERSQQLNAHFHSPSKGPIPAEADATSQDNEQQPIKIPTSEQDVTRLYEYHVSKRMSSIQSEGVHSLQSSQCSSIDAGCSTGSSSCVTPMDSPLCATDNMHLLSESSLRGLSYVTAEEKSYGPQSHGKAGHPMDPTLLRKIHAATSAEPGFTISRDGSHRMAKIKETTACTQLKKVGEESSLALCNETSTTTTTMSLPSLRSSTEPSGLTQESPEPDPHVMAFLSSRSSCEPTLGSLRKPRRVRMLRRSWSTLMPGSRSLEALIEKTKATLTGKSGGQNLQSQNAPEEQRIFSAKTLPKSMSQGSVASYSSGRGLLRGASGLPTESTAPRLMTWKCHRPFSHCFLRRKANTNGDNEGRAVPSHALFSASSACCEENTKQNAVYKAEQNTMATTMSDMSLEARLARVNSMKGKTYSLHTGFALARKDALDMISVLRCSVGHLSKGVRSKVSEADMEAFSQLLFMQAKVLNSACSQMAMEYSSPEELLLTLTHSFHTLCCLTQACMSLVEGLSAEREQREVVAKVDEVVMNYVCLLKVAEAALGGSPSDQSVNALTHHSATMSAIINTLTHSLEALLNK